A single genomic interval of Terriglobus albidus harbors:
- a CDS encoding homoserine dehydrogenase, whose product MAKTKVAILGFGTVGGGVADVLAARRFADIEVTHVYNRDYTRKLSRPQAKKLPRTVIWTDDINVILKSDVDVVVELIGGLEPIEGWLKKAIAAGKSVVTANKQLIAYRGAGLEKLAAKKGVSLLYGAAVAGGVPVIPGALQGIGGDEIVRISGIVNGTCNFILSHMEQGAEYAEVLAQAQKLGYAEANPSADVDGYDARAKLCILSRVAMHAELNPDEVPTQSISKVSAVDFHYAKELGCTIRQVSRAQVQDGVVHARVGPMVVPTESPIAWSHGTQNMVVTSGRFGGDVVFSGHGAGAHPTAVAVVSDLLAVAQQCGVVHQPVRKRAVVGEFLAPHYLRFVVSDKPGIVSAIAGALAKVGANIDSILQRPGYPKDRLPFVVTTEPCLTSVVERAVRSIAKMDCMLEKPLCLQMLRIEDKAED is encoded by the coding sequence ATGGCGAAGACGAAGGTAGCAATTCTGGGATTCGGTACGGTGGGCGGCGGTGTAGCCGATGTGCTGGCGGCGCGGCGGTTCGCTGACATTGAAGTCACGCACGTCTACAACCGCGACTACACACGCAAGCTCTCGCGTCCGCAGGCGAAGAAGTTGCCAAGGACGGTCATCTGGACCGATGACATCAACGTCATCCTGAAGAGCGATGTTGATGTTGTCGTTGAGCTGATCGGCGGTCTCGAGCCCATTGAGGGTTGGCTGAAGAAGGCCATCGCCGCCGGTAAGAGCGTGGTGACGGCCAACAAGCAGTTGATCGCCTACCGCGGAGCCGGGCTGGAGAAGCTAGCGGCAAAGAAGGGCGTCTCGCTGTTGTACGGCGCTGCTGTCGCCGGTGGCGTGCCTGTTATTCCCGGCGCGCTGCAGGGTATCGGCGGTGACGAGATTGTCCGCATCAGCGGCATCGTCAACGGTACCTGCAACTTCATCCTGAGCCACATGGAGCAGGGTGCGGAGTACGCCGAAGTCCTGGCCCAGGCGCAAAAGCTTGGTTACGCCGAGGCGAATCCCTCTGCCGATGTCGACGGTTACGATGCTCGTGCCAAGCTCTGCATTCTGTCGCGGGTGGCGATGCACGCCGAGCTGAATCCTGATGAGGTGCCGACGCAGTCCATCAGCAAGGTATCGGCGGTCGACTTCCACTATGCGAAAGAGCTTGGCTGCACCATCCGCCAGGTAAGCCGCGCCCAGGTCCAGGATGGCGTGGTGCATGCGCGCGTCGGTCCGATGGTGGTTCCGACCGAGTCGCCCATTGCATGGAGCCACGGCACCCAGAACATGGTCGTGACCAGCGGCCGCTTCGGCGGCGATGTGGTCTTCAGCGGTCACGGCGCCGGAGCGCATCCCACGGCGGTAGCCGTCGTCAGCGATCTGCTTGCTGTTGCTCAGCAGTGCGGTGTGGTGCATCAGCCGGTACGTAAGCGCGCTGTGGTGGGCGAGTTCCTCGCTCCGCATTATCTGCGGTTTGTGGTGAGCGATAAGCCGGGCATCGTCTCTGCTATCGCAGGAGCGTTGGCCAAGGTTGGAGCGAACATCGATTCCATCCTGCAGCGTCCGGGCTATCCGAAAGACCGCCTGCCCTTTGTCGTAACCACCGAGCCCTGTCTGACCTCTGTCGTAGAGAGGGCAGTGCGATCCATCGCCAAGATGGACTGCATGCTTGAGAAGCCCCTCTGCCTGCAGATGCTGCGCATCGAAGACAAAGCGGAAGACTAG
- a CDS encoding L-lactate permease, protein MPWPQDYLLYHLGLGWSAALAALPIFTLLLLLGVLRKPSWMAGLSGLAVTFVLAIGGYHMPALQAVSAAAHGAAFGLFPISWIIFWAIALFRITESTGKFEIIKDSVSRLTPDLRLQALLIAFAFGAFLEGAAGFGAPVAIAATMLTGLGFSAFTAAAICLLANTGPVAFGSIGIPVVTLAGITGLPLDKLSGAVGSFCAPVSFILPAYLILAMWGRAGFAGVWLPCLAGGAAFASVQWSVSHYIGPQLTDILASLTAIVALVAVIRLRRQEPDANYLHPGDTTETTTSGYTATQIFVAWMPYGLLVLCVLLWGYQPFQKLLNRGSILIPWPYLHNMVLRMPPLVAKAAPYPAVFNLNWFSASGTSCMTATVLAALLLRVRPMEFLRILISVVRTLALPTVTVTSVLAMAFLMNYCGATATLGLAFAATGVLFPFFSALLGWLGVFLTGSDTSANALFGSLQEVTANRLGLDAVLMAAANSAGGVMGKMISLQTIAVAAAATNMSLHDQSKLFRFTLRHSVFLAAVIGLLAVVYVYVFHVRWL, encoded by the coding sequence ATGCCGTGGCCGCAGGACTATCTGCTCTATCACCTGGGACTCGGCTGGTCGGCCGCCCTCGCCGCTCTACCGATCTTTACGTTGCTGCTTCTACTAGGTGTTCTGCGCAAGCCTTCCTGGATGGCAGGGCTGTCGGGACTGGCCGTCACCTTCGTGCTGGCCATCGGCGGATATCACATGCCCGCGCTGCAGGCGGTCAGCGCTGCGGCACACGGAGCGGCCTTCGGCCTCTTCCCCATCTCGTGGATCATCTTCTGGGCCATTGCCCTGTTCCGCATCACCGAGTCCACGGGCAAGTTCGAGATCATTAAGGATTCCGTCAGCCGCCTTACGCCGGATTTGCGGCTGCAGGCGCTACTCATCGCGTTCGCCTTTGGAGCCTTTCTCGAGGGCGCTGCCGGCTTCGGAGCACCAGTGGCCATCGCCGCCACCATGCTGACCGGTCTCGGCTTCTCCGCCTTTACCGCCGCCGCTATCTGCCTGCTGGCCAACACGGGACCCGTCGCCTTCGGGTCGATCGGCATTCCGGTTGTCACTCTCGCGGGAATCACCGGCCTGCCGCTCGATAAGCTCAGCGGAGCCGTCGGCAGCTTCTGCGCTCCAGTCTCGTTCATTCTTCCCGCGTACCTGATCCTCGCGATGTGGGGCCGGGCTGGTTTCGCCGGAGTCTGGCTGCCATGCCTCGCCGGAGGAGCCGCGTTTGCGTCCGTGCAATGGAGCGTCTCGCACTACATTGGGCCGCAACTCACCGACATCCTCGCCTCACTCACCGCAATCGTTGCCCTCGTCGCTGTGATTCGCCTCCGCCGGCAGGAGCCGGATGCCAACTATCTGCACCCCGGTGACACGACGGAGACGACGACCAGCGGCTACACCGCTACTCAGATCTTCGTTGCATGGATGCCCTACGGCCTGCTGGTGCTCTGCGTGCTGCTCTGGGGATACCAACCATTTCAGAAGCTGCTGAACCGCGGCAGCATCCTGATCCCCTGGCCCTACCTGCACAACATGGTGCTGCGCATGCCGCCGCTGGTGGCCAAGGCCGCACCATATCCGGCGGTCTTCAACCTGAACTGGTTTTCCGCCTCAGGCACCTCCTGCATGACGGCGACCGTTCTTGCGGCCCTGCTGCTGCGGGTGAGGCCGATGGAGTTCCTCCGCATCCTGATCTCTGTGGTGCGCACACTGGCGCTGCCTACGGTGACTGTCACCTCGGTGCTGGCGATGGCCTTCCTAATGAACTACTGCGGAGCCACCGCCACCCTGGGCCTGGCCTTCGCGGCAACCGGAGTGCTCTTCCCATTCTTCAGTGCACTGCTCGGCTGGCTCGGAGTCTTCCTTACCGGCTCGGACACCTCCGCCAACGCCCTCTTCGGCAGCCTGCAGGAGGTCACGGCAAATCGCCTCGGCCTCGACGCCGTGCTGATGGCCGCAGCCAACTCCGCCGGCGGCGTAATGGGCAAGATGATCAGCCTGCAGACCATTGCGGTAGCAGCCGCGGCAACGAACATGTCGCTGCACGACCAGTCAAAGCTCTTCCGCTTCACGTTGAGGCACAGCGTCTTTCTCGCTGCGGTCATTGGCCTGCTGGCTGTGGTGTATGTTTATGTCTTTCACGTGCGCTGGCTCTAA
- a CDS encoding GH92 family glycosyl hydrolase → MKHLAIALLAVSPALLAQAKPSQAKPASTDVVQYVDPLIGSEKTPEGYGRTLPLVEPPFAMTGWIPQTRQNKISVLSYEWHDATMSGFMGTHQPAMWMGDFGYVTVIPQVGGELRTAPEARAMKFRHEDEQSHPDIYRVTLDAGEGQTLKAEMTATEHSGMMRFRFPAKGAARILVEASRPNFNGWAAVDLAKGEITGWNPHRMDAHLGPGSMPNAGAAALPNFKGYFVVQFRKLPKSGETYGKDAKDYRGAYVEFAPGELVELRVGTSFISLDQARANLKAEMPDWNFEALQHKLHATWQEKLAHLQVTGAADSDKVRLYTAFYRSQLFPRIMTEGGRYYSGFDDKVHEGTSYTAYSIWDTFRAEWSWLTLTSPEHIDGMVTALLNDYKEGGWMPKWPNPSYTNIMIGTHADSLVAEAMRKGFHGFDKETAWQAAWKDATVPPDGDTTRRWLDREVKTPYEARAGLTYYKTLGYIPVDKIDEAASRTIEDSYDDWCVAQIAKMLGKDREYKELMQRSLNARHLYNPARHLMNGKRSDGSWAPISGGEGGDTNANRSIAGWTEGDAWVYTWGAFHDQAGLMDLMGGAENYAKYLDQHFAGGHNDHNNEPSHHYGYLYDFAGQPWKTQERVRQIAAAHYKTGPAGLIGDDDCGQMSAWFIFTAMGFYPVNAASGEYMIGSPLYRQMSLKLANGKTFTVQAENNSAENQYIQSATIDGKPLTEPVLTWEQIQAGATVKFVMGSKPSQWGSAYRPKAAAM, encoded by the coding sequence ATGAAACACCTCGCAATCGCTCTTCTAGCCGTCTCTCCTGCCCTGCTTGCTCAGGCCAAGCCCTCCCAGGCCAAGCCCGCTTCCACGGACGTAGTGCAATATGTCGACCCGTTGATCGGCAGTGAGAAGACCCCTGAGGGTTACGGCCGCACGCTGCCGCTGGTCGAGCCTCCCTTTGCCATGACCGGATGGATTCCGCAGACGCGGCAGAACAAGATCAGCGTGCTCTCGTATGAGTGGCATGACGCCACCATGTCGGGTTTCATGGGCACGCATCAGCCGGCGATGTGGATGGGCGACTTCGGCTATGTCACCGTCATCCCTCAGGTAGGCGGCGAGTTGCGTACAGCACCCGAAGCACGCGCCATGAAGTTTCGCCATGAGGATGAACAGTCGCACCCGGATATCTATCGCGTGACGCTCGATGCCGGCGAGGGCCAGACCCTCAAGGCGGAGATGACGGCGACCGAGCACAGCGGCATGATGCGCTTCCGCTTCCCGGCGAAGGGCGCGGCCCGCATCCTGGTCGAGGCCTCACGGCCCAACTTCAATGGCTGGGCGGCAGTGGATCTCGCCAAGGGTGAGATTACGGGCTGGAACCCGCACCGCATGGACGCCCATCTGGGACCGGGCAGCATGCCCAACGCCGGCGCTGCCGCGCTGCCCAACTTCAAGGGCTACTTCGTCGTGCAGTTCCGCAAGCTGCCCAAGTCGGGCGAGACCTACGGTAAGGATGCAAAGGACTATCGCGGAGCCTACGTCGAGTTTGCTCCCGGCGAGCTGGTGGAACTGCGCGTAGGCACCTCGTTCATCAGCCTGGATCAGGCGCGCGCCAACCTGAAGGCCGAGATGCCCGACTGGAACTTTGAAGCATTGCAGCACAAGCTGCACGCCACCTGGCAGGAGAAGCTGGCACATCTGCAGGTTACGGGCGCCGCGGACTCCGACAAGGTGCGTCTCTACACGGCGTTCTATCGCTCGCAGCTCTTCCCGCGCATCATGACCGAGGGCGGCCGCTACTACTCCGGTTTTGACGACAAGGTGCACGAAGGCACCAGCTACACCGCCTACTCCATCTGGGACACCTTCCGCGCCGAGTGGAGCTGGCTCACCCTCACCTCACCGGAACACATTGACGGCATGGTGACGGCCCTGCTGAACGACTACAAAGAGGGCGGCTGGATGCCCAAGTGGCCCAACCCCAGCTACACCAACATCATGATCGGCACGCATGCGGACTCGCTCGTCGCCGAAGCCATGCGTAAGGGCTTCCACGGCTTCGATAAGGAGACCGCGTGGCAGGCGGCATGGAAAGACGCCACCGTGCCTCCGGATGGAGATACGACCCGCCGCTGGCTCGACCGCGAAGTGAAGACTCCGTATGAGGCCCGCGCCGGCCTGACCTATTACAAGACCCTCGGCTACATTCCGGTCGACAAGATCGACGAAGCTGCCAGCCGCACCATTGAAGACAGCTACGACGACTGGTGCGTCGCGCAGATCGCTAAGATGCTCGGCAAAGACCGCGAGTACAAGGAGCTGATGCAGCGTTCCCTCAACGCACGCCATCTCTACAACCCCGCCCGGCACCTGATGAACGGCAAGCGCAGCGACGGTAGCTGGGCTCCGATCAGCGGCGGCGAGGGCGGCGACACCAATGCGAATCGTTCCATCGCCGGCTGGACCGAGGGCGACGCCTGGGTTTACACCTGGGGAGCCTTCCACGACCAGGCAGGCCTGATGGACCTGATGGGCGGCGCCGAGAACTACGCCAAGTATCTCGACCAGCACTTCGCCGGCGGCCACAACGATCACAACAACGAACCCAGCCACCACTACGGCTATCTCTACGACTTCGCCGGCCAGCCCTGGAAGACACAGGAGCGCGTCCGCCAGATTGCGGCAGCCCACTACAAGACCGGCCCCGCCGGGCTTATTGGAGATGATGATTGCGGCCAGATGTCCGCCTGGTTCATCTTCACGGCCATGGGTTTCTATCCCGTCAACGCCGCCAGCGGAGAGTACATGATCGGCTCGCCGCTCTACCGCCAGATGAGCCTGAAGCTGGCAAACGGAAAGACGTTTACGGTGCAGGCCGAAAACAACTCGGCAGAGAACCAGTACATCCAGTCCGCCACTATCGACGGCAAGCCGCTGACCGAACCAGTGCTGACCTGGGAGCAGATCCAGGCGGGTGCTACAGTGAAATTTGTAATGGGGTCGAAGCCGTCTCAGTGGGGAAGTGCGTATCGGCCGAAGGCTGCGGCGATGTGA
- a CDS encoding DUF120 domain-containing protein, translating to MCGRVVSGIGNFSYWIEKLRDHYLAKTGMILFPGTLNIQLETPYRLPERPVRLEGHEYGGTVSVNLVPCSILGRPGFILRTDANEQGRGDHPRTIVEVATDIKLRDVFHLQDGDVVEIEVFSE from the coding sequence TTGTGTGGCAGGGTGGTCTCGGGAATTGGTAACTTCTCCTATTGGATCGAGAAGCTGCGCGATCACTATCTGGCGAAGACAGGAATGATCTTGTTTCCCGGAACACTCAACATCCAGCTTGAAACTCCGTATCGATTGCCAGAGAGGCCGGTGCGGCTCGAAGGGCACGAGTATGGCGGCACCGTCTCTGTGAATCTTGTTCCCTGTTCCATCCTCGGGAGGCCTGGGTTCATCCTTAGAACGGATGCCAACGAGCAAGGCCGCGGTGATCATCCCAGGACTATTGTTGAGGTGGCAACCGATATCAAGCTCCGCGATGTTTTTCATCTGCAAGATGGTGATGTCGTGGAGATTGAGGTCTTCAGTGAATGA
- the uraH gene encoding hydroxyisourate hydrolase, translating into MSISTHILDTAAGRPATHVAVSLRRFENNTWKAVSDACTDNDGRVRALLPPETQLTAGLYRVTFATGEYFAARGQQTLYPMIEITFEARPGEQHYHIPLLLTANGFTTYRGT; encoded by the coding sequence ATGTCCATCTCCACTCACATCCTCGATACCGCGGCAGGCCGCCCGGCCACTCATGTCGCCGTCAGCTTGCGTCGTTTTGAAAACAACACATGGAAGGCCGTCTCTGACGCGTGCACCGACAACGACGGACGCGTCCGCGCTCTGCTTCCGCCCGAGACCCAGCTTACTGCCGGTCTCTACCGCGTCACCTTCGCCACCGGAGAATACTTCGCCGCCCGTGGACAGCAGACGCTCTATCCGATGATCGAGATCACCTTTGAAGCCCGTCCAGGTGAGCAGCACTACCACATCCCTCTGCTGCTGACCGCGAACGGCTTCACCACCTATCGCGGGACGTAG
- the uraD gene encoding 2-oxo-4-hydroxy-4-carboxy-5-ureidoimidazoline decarboxylase, with amino-acid sequence MNPVLDHWNALPADQAKAEILPANGSHEWAEQMVSHRPYPNEQTLFEVADHIWYHLDADARQQAFDSHPRIGQRHAAKEATEKSLAWSSQEQTLSDDERLKQELAEANKQYEEKFDRIFIVCATGKTQQQMLEILRQRLNNDDETEFAEAAEQQRQITQLRLRKWLAGN; translated from the coding sequence ATGAATCCTGTTCTTGATCACTGGAACGCGTTGCCCGCCGATCAGGCCAAGGCTGAAATTCTGCCCGCCAATGGCTCGCACGAGTGGGCTGAGCAGATGGTCTCGCATCGTCCTTATCCGAATGAGCAAACGCTCTTCGAGGTCGCCGATCACATCTGGTATCACCTGGATGCCGATGCCCGGCAGCAGGCCTTCGACTCACATCCACGCATTGGCCAGCGGCATGCCGCCAAAGAGGCGACGGAGAAATCGCTGGCTTGGTCGTCGCAGGAGCAGACGCTCTCCGACGATGAGCGTCTGAAGCAGGAACTGGCCGAAGCCAACAAGCAGTATGAAGAGAAGTTCGACCGCATCTTCATCGTCTGTGCCACAGGCAAGACGCAGCAGCAGATGCTGGAGATCCTGCGTCAGCGTCTTAACAATGACGACGAGACCGAGTTTGCAGAGGCCGCCGAGCAGCAGCGCCAGATCACCCAGCTTCGCCTGCGCAAATGGCTTGCAGGCAATTGA
- a CDS encoding nucleoside deaminase → MNGHERFMQRAVALATENVRTGRGGPFGCVVVKDGEIVAEGMNLVTSTNDPTAHGEVVAIRRACEKLGTFSLEGCEVYTSCEPCPMCLAALYWSRCSAIYYGNTAADAAAVGFDDSFLYDEVKKPLDQRAIPIRQLLHDEALESFRAWTASEKKIDY, encoded by the coding sequence ATGAACGGTCACGAAAGATTCATGCAGCGCGCCGTCGCGCTGGCAACGGAGAACGTTCGCACTGGACGCGGTGGTCCATTCGGATGCGTGGTGGTGAAAGACGGTGAGATCGTCGCCGAAGGAATGAATCTCGTCACCAGCACGAACGATCCCACGGCTCATGGCGAGGTTGTCGCGATTCGCCGCGCATGCGAGAAGCTGGGAACCTTCTCGCTCGAAGGCTGCGAGGTCTACACCAGTTGCGAACCCTGCCCCATGTGCCTGGCGGCGTTGTACTGGTCGCGATGCTCGGCGATTTATTACGGCAATACCGCCGCGGATGCAGCCGCAGTCGGATTCGACGACAGTTTTCTATACGACGAGGTGAAAAAGCCGCTCGACCAGCGTGCTATTCCCATCCGTCAACTGCTGCACGATGAGGCGCTTGAAAGCTTCCGTGCCTGGACCGCAAGCGAAAAGAAGATCGACTACTAG
- the pucL gene encoding factor-independent urate hydroxylase: MPMVKLAQNRYGKSRVRLLKVTRHEGHHHVDEWTVEVLLQGDFISAHVEGDNSKILPTDTMKNTVYYMAHRSSATSMEQFAEELIDFLLSRNPQVLAAEVTVHSALWKHMKVDGSLHPTAFIRGSDEQQTTHVVRHQPGGFQVTSGLSNLVIMKTAKSGFEDYIVDELTTLKPTSDRIFATACTATWKYIHAAPLHYNQLRERARETMLHTFAGHESKSVQQTLYAMGEAVLEAVTEISEITLTMPNKHALLVDLDRFGMKNNNEIFVPTDEPHGTIQATLVRM, translated from the coding sequence ATGCCTATGGTCAAGCTCGCTCAAAACCGTTACGGCAAATCCCGCGTCCGCCTTCTGAAGGTCACCCGTCATGAAGGGCATCATCATGTCGATGAGTGGACGGTAGAGGTACTGCTGCAGGGCGACTTCATCAGCGCGCATGTTGAAGGCGATAACTCGAAGATTCTGCCGACGGACACGATGAAGAACACCGTGTACTACATGGCGCACCGGTCTAGTGCCACCTCCATGGAACAGTTCGCCGAGGAGCTGATCGACTTCCTGCTCTCGCGCAATCCGCAGGTGCTCGCTGCTGAAGTCACGGTCCACTCGGCGCTGTGGAAGCACATGAAGGTTGACGGCAGCCTGCATCCCACGGCCTTCATCCGCGGCAGCGATGAACAGCAGACCACGCACGTCGTCCGCCATCAGCCCGGCGGGTTCCAGGTCACCTCCGGTCTCAGCAACCTGGTCATCATGAAGACTGCAAAGTCGGGCTTTGAGGATTACATCGTCGACGAGCTCACAACGCTGAAGCCAACCAGCGACCGTATCTTCGCCACTGCCTGCACGGCGACCTGGAAGTACATTCACGCCGCTCCACTGCACTACAACCAGCTGCGCGAGCGCGCGCGTGAGACCATGCTGCATACCTTCGCCGGCCACGAGTCGAAGTCGGTACAGCAGACGCTCTATGCCATGGGCGAAGCGGTCCTGGAAGCGGTGACGGAGATCAGCGAAATTACGCTCACCATGCCTAACAAACATGCCCTGCTCGTGGATCTCGATCGCTTCGGGATGAAGAACAATAACGAGATCTTCGTTCCGACAGACGAACCCCACGGGACGATCCAGGCGACGCTTGTTCGCATGTAG
- the allB gene encoding allantoinase AllB yields MAQAFRSNRVMLPQPQPAALMQRATLIVDDGVIAQIVAHDAVPAEIEVVDFGDHALLPGLIDVHTHINQPGRTEWEGFETATRAAAAGGFTTVVDMPLNCLPETTSVDALEQKRIAAKGLAYIDWLPWGGLVGPGDDSTSNLDDLEPLVEAGAAGFKCFLIYPGCEGLTHLSLAQLRRAAPTLARLGKPLLVHAELEGPILEASKALYAQHADWSKYTTYLASRPDEAELSAIRALIELVREFRFRLHIVHLATAQAVPMLAAAKAEGLPITVETCPHYLCISAEEIADGATQCKCAPPIRNKANQEGLWQALGDGVIDLIATDHSPCPPEMKPAGPFDKAWGGIASLSTAIPVIWTEAHKRGFALQDLVRWFAIAPAKLAGLSATQGELAVGRPANFTIFAPESMWTVTEHRLHYRHAISPYLGRTLKGEVVATYLRGEPVFAEQDFPHMPHGRDLSISL; encoded by the coding sequence ATGGCACAGGCCTTCCGATCGAACCGCGTTATGCTCCCCCAGCCGCAGCCGGCCGCGCTGATGCAGCGGGCCACGCTGATCGTGGACGATGGCGTGATTGCGCAGATCGTTGCTCACGATGCTGTTCCGGCGGAAATTGAGGTCGTCGACTTTGGCGACCATGCCCTGCTTCCCGGCCTGATCGATGTGCACACGCATATCAACCAACCGGGGCGCACCGAGTGGGAGGGCTTTGAGACAGCTACGCGTGCCGCAGCCGCAGGCGGCTTCACCACAGTCGTCGATATGCCGCTGAACTGCCTGCCGGAGACCACCTCCGTCGATGCACTGGAACAGAAGCGCATCGCGGCGAAGGGGTTGGCCTACATCGACTGGCTTCCCTGGGGAGGCCTGGTCGGCCCGGGCGATGACTCCACCTCAAACCTCGATGACCTGGAGCCGCTGGTTGAGGCCGGCGCCGCGGGCTTCAAGTGCTTCCTGATCTACCCCGGCTGCGAAGGCCTTACCCACCTCTCGCTGGCGCAGCTTCGCCGGGCTGCACCGACACTCGCGCGGCTGGGTAAGCCGCTGCTCGTGCACGCTGAGCTGGAAGGTCCGATCCTGGAAGCGAGCAAGGCCCTGTATGCGCAGCACGCCGACTGGTCGAAGTACACAACCTATCTGGCATCGCGGCCGGATGAGGCAGAGCTCTCCGCCATCCGCGCGTTGATCGAGCTGGTGCGAGAGTTCCGCTTCCGGCTGCATATCGTTCACCTCGCCACCGCGCAGGCCGTGCCCATGCTCGCCGCGGCCAAAGCCGAGGGTTTGCCCATCACGGTGGAGACCTGTCCGCACTATCTCTGCATCAGCGCAGAAGAGATTGCCGATGGAGCCACCCAGTGCAAGTGCGCGCCACCGATCCGCAACAAAGCGAACCAGGAGGGGCTATGGCAGGCGCTGGGCGATGGCGTCATCGACCTGATCGCCACCGACCATTCGCCTTGTCCGCCGGAGATGAAGCCTGCCGGGCCGTTCGATAAGGCCTGGGGAGGGATTGCGTCGCTCTCCACGGCGATTCCTGTTATCTGGACCGAGGCTCATAAGCGTGGTTTCGCCTTGCAGGATCTGGTGCGCTGGTTCGCGATTGCTCCGGCCAAACTTGCTGGGCTGAGCGCAACCCAGGGAGAGCTGGCTGTGGGCCGGCCGGCGAACTTTACGATCTTTGCGCCGGAGAGCATGTGGACCGTGACAGAACATCGGCTGCACTATCGTCATGCCATCTCGCCTTATCTGGGACGTACGTTGAAGGGTGAGGTCGTCGCGACGTATCTGCGTGGAGAGCCTGTGTTTGCGGAACAGGATTTCCCGCATATGCCGCATGGGCGGGATTTGTCGATTTCGTTGTAA
- a CDS encoding DsrE family protein, producing the protein MTRRSWIFRLSSLLLIPAALIAQQPATPQNQPTQRILIHVHSDQPADWQAALKKANDLMASSAKPYDTRVEILATGDGLKLIDKKSALGNDVTSAVGKDVSFVACHASMRSNKMTDDQLQTGVGTVPSGGREIAARKAEGWTVMDDKSLK; encoded by the coding sequence ATGACACGCCGTAGCTGGATCTTCCGCCTCTCGTCGCTGCTTCTTATTCCCGCCGCTCTGATCGCGCAGCAGCCCGCTACGCCTCAGAATCAGCCGACGCAACGCATTCTGATTCATGTGCACTCCGATCAGCCTGCGGACTGGCAGGCGGCGCTGAAGAAGGCCAACGACCTGATGGCTTCCAGCGCGAAGCCGTATGACACGCGTGTCGAGATTCTCGCTACGGGCGATGGGCTGAAGTTGATCGACAAGAAAAGCGCTCTGGGGAATGACGTGACCAGCGCCGTCGGCAAGGATGTCAGCTTCGTTGCCTGCCATGCGTCGATGCGCTCCAACAAGATGACGGACGATCAGTTGCAGACAGGTGTTGGCACCGTGCCTTCCGGCGGACGCGAGATTGCAGCCCGTAAGGCTGAAGGCTGGACGGTGATGGATGATAAGTCGTTGAAGTAG